One Rhinoraja longicauda isolate Sanriku21f chromosome 18, sRhiLon1.1, whole genome shotgun sequence DNA segment encodes these proteins:
- the lrrc10b gene encoding leucine-rich repeat-containing protein 10B isoform X1, translating to MKMGSAFQKVASAFSCSLEDELSCVSADMSEIMADRMLDACNKKIKRLPVPICSFTYVEKLYISNNRLRELPDEFEQLVNLKILALDYNKFEEVPKVVCNMQNLTRLYLGSNRLMTIPPEFRNLENLRCLWIESNHFRKFPKQLINMPSLRSLQMGDNKLKTLPEDLVKFINLRGLWLYGNRFEDFPKVLLKMEFLEILDMDKNKIMDFPDLDHLPRLKVFSYDHNPAKCPPNVADGVMLVGEGAAELLAFRAQENEANEEDQAGLNSILKNGSTALETEGSFSALECSQEET from the coding sequence ATGAAAATGGGGAGTGCGTTTCAGAAGGTTGCTTCTGCCTTTTCTTGCAGCTTGGAGGATGAACTGAGCTGTGTTTCGGCCGACATGAGTGAAATAATGGCGGACAGGATGCTGGACGCCTGCAACAAGAAAATTAAAAGACTCCCGGTCCCGATATGCTCCTTTACCTACGTTGAGAAACTGTACATCAGCAACAACAGGCTGAGGGAACTTCCCGATGAGTTTGAACAGCTGGTCAACTTAAAGATCTTAGCACTGGATTATAACAAATTTGAAGAAGTGCCTAAAGTAGTTTGCAATATGCAGAACCTGACTCGTCTCTACCTTGGTAGCAATAGATTAATGACCATCCCACCGGAGTTCAGGAATCTAGAAAACCTCAGGTGTCTATGGATCGAGAGCAACCACTTCAGGAAGTTTCCCAAACAGTTAATTAATATGCCCAGTCTGAGATCACTTCAGATGGGGGATAACAAGCTAAAGACTTTACCCGAGGATCTGGTGAAGTTCATTAACCTGCGCGGGCTTTGGTTGTATGGGAACAGGTTTGAGGATTTCCCCAAGGTGCTACTGAAAATGGAGTTCCTCGAAATCCTCGACATGGACAAGAACAAGATCATGGACTTCCCCGACTTGGATCACCTTCCCAGGCTTAAGGTCTTCTCCTACGACCACAACCCGGCCAAATGTCCACCCAACGTGGCGGATGGGGTGATGCTGGTGGGCGAGGGGGCGGCGGAGTTGCTGGCCTTCAGGGCTCAAGAGAACGAGGCCAATGAGGAAGATCAGGCAGGTCTGAACAGCATCCTGAAAAACGGCTCAACGGCACTGGAAACGGAGGGCAGCTTCTCGGCACTGGAATGCTCTCAGGAGGAGACATGA
- the lrrc10b gene encoding leucine-rich repeat-containing protein 10B isoform X2 has protein sequence MSEIMADRMLDACNKKIKRLPVPICSFTYVEKLYISNNRLRELPDEFEQLVNLKILALDYNKFEEVPKVVCNMQNLTRLYLGSNRLMTIPPEFRNLENLRCLWIESNHFRKFPKQLINMPSLRSLQMGDNKLKTLPEDLVKFINLRGLWLYGNRFEDFPKVLLKMEFLEILDMDKNKIMDFPDLDHLPRLKVFSYDHNPAKCPPNVADGVMLVGEGAAELLAFRAQENEANEEDQAGLNSILKNGSTALETEGSFSALECSQEET, from the coding sequence ATGAGTGAAATAATGGCGGACAGGATGCTGGACGCCTGCAACAAGAAAATTAAAAGACTCCCGGTCCCGATATGCTCCTTTACCTACGTTGAGAAACTGTACATCAGCAACAACAGGCTGAGGGAACTTCCCGATGAGTTTGAACAGCTGGTCAACTTAAAGATCTTAGCACTGGATTATAACAAATTTGAAGAAGTGCCTAAAGTAGTTTGCAATATGCAGAACCTGACTCGTCTCTACCTTGGTAGCAATAGATTAATGACCATCCCACCGGAGTTCAGGAATCTAGAAAACCTCAGGTGTCTATGGATCGAGAGCAACCACTTCAGGAAGTTTCCCAAACAGTTAATTAATATGCCCAGTCTGAGATCACTTCAGATGGGGGATAACAAGCTAAAGACTTTACCCGAGGATCTGGTGAAGTTCATTAACCTGCGCGGGCTTTGGTTGTATGGGAACAGGTTTGAGGATTTCCCCAAGGTGCTACTGAAAATGGAGTTCCTCGAAATCCTCGACATGGACAAGAACAAGATCATGGACTTCCCCGACTTGGATCACCTTCCCAGGCTTAAGGTCTTCTCCTACGACCACAACCCGGCCAAATGTCCACCCAACGTGGCGGATGGGGTGATGCTGGTGGGCGAGGGGGCGGCGGAGTTGCTGGCCTTCAGGGCTCAAGAGAACGAGGCCAATGAGGAAGATCAGGCAGGTCTGAACAGCATCCTGAAAAACGGCTCAACGGCACTGGAAACGGAGGGCAGCTTCTCGGCACTGGAATGCTCTCAGGAGGAGACATGA